From Spirochaetota bacterium:
TCTTCCTAAGGATTATCCAAATAGAGACTATATATTATATGAAGAAGAGGTAATTTCAGGAAAAATTTGTATAGTGGATAAAAGAAAAATGATTGGATTACCTGAAAATGTAAATATTCAGGATATTGATTTAGAGATACTTTTTAATTTTGTATTGACTTGCAAAGATAAATTAAGTTTTTAATAAATATTCAATATATAAGAGAAGAAGGAGATAAAATGAAAAAAGAAATTAAGTATTTATTAATTATTGGCTTAATATTTATTTTTATTTTAATTTTATGTTCATATTTATTGACAATAAAAAGAAAAAATGTAGATAAAGATTTTAAAAGTGCAAATTTTAAATTTAATAATTATATAAATAATATAACAGAAGAACTTATAGAAAAAAAATTAAAATATAAATATTTTGAAGAGAAATTTTCGGAGTTTAATAATTTAGAAGAGTTAAAAAATATAGATATAGAATTAATAAATATTAACTTAAAATTTAAAAAAAGTGATACTTCAACTATAAGAGTTGAAACAAGGCTTACTTATCATTCTAAATCTGAAGAAGATCTGAAAAAATATATAGATGAATATAACAAAGATATAAAAATAGAAAAGGATAGCTTTGTTATCAATTTTAGCCCTAAGAATAAATTTTATGGACCTGATATATTTAAAAATATAAATATTATAATAACTGGAGATATTACAGTATTTGTTCCTTTAAATTTAAAGTTAGAGAAATTTATTATTGATATAGTTTCTGGAGATATTGATTTTAAAGAAGTAAATATTATGACAAAATGTGAAATTAAAGGGATTTCTGGAAATATTTCAATAGAAAAATCTGAATTTGATAAATTAAATGTAAATCTAGTTTCAGGAGATTTTGAAATAGAAAATTCAAATATGAATTATTTATTTGTAAATAGTGTTTCTGGAAATTTTTATGCTGATCTTCTAGTTTCAAATATACAAAAATTTCAGATTAAAACTATTTCAGGCAATATTGAATTAGATGTTAATAATAATTTTGATCAAATATATCTTGAAACTGTTTCAGGAGATATTAAATTAAATATTAAAGGTTCTTCTTTTAATGATTTCTATTTAAAAGCTAATACTCTTTCGGGTGAAATTAATATAAATGATAAAAATTATAGTCAGAAAAAAGGAGAAATTATACTAAATGAAAATATCAAAGATAAGAAAGTGATAATAAATAGTATATCAGGTGATATAAATATTAATTCTTTTAATTAATTATAAAGGAAAGGAGCATTATATGGAAAAAATTTATAAAATTAAAGATAATAGATTAAATTCATTTAAAGATAATTTAACAAGAATAATTAAATTTGTTAGAATGGAATTTTATTTGAATTTGAAAGATATTTTTTTAATTTTATTTATTATTTATGGTATTATAATGATTAATTTGATATTAAATTTAATATTTAAAAAATTTAATTATAAAAATATTATAAACATAGAACCTTTCTATTATATAGCTTTATTTGTTGGACTTATCGTTATAGTTTCAAATTCATTTACCAGAATATATGAGAAAAAGTGGACTATTTTTTATTTAACCTTACCAGGTTCAGTTTTTCAGAAAGTTTTTTCAAAATTCATTTTTTCAGTTATCATTTATTTTATAATTAATTATCTATTTTTTATTTTTTCATATTTTATTTTATATGGGTTCACTATTATTTTTTCATTAAAAATGAAGTTATATAACTTAAATTATTTTGTTAAAATTTTCACAAACTCTTTTTTTGGATATTTTTGGATTAGTTCTATTTTCTTTTTCTTTTCTACAATTTGGGAAAAAAATTCTTTTTTTAATACTGTTCTTGTTTTATTTTTATGTTTACTTTTTTTAAATATTTCTATTTTTTTATTAGTAGACATATTAATTAAATTGAATATAATTGATGTTTTTAATTTTCAGCTAAACTTAAACGATTTGATAGATATTTTATATAGTGAAAAAAAATATAAATTATGGACCTTCTTAATAAGAATAATATTTTATTTAATCCCCTTTGTTTTTTATATCTTGTCTTATTATTCTTATAAAAAAAAGCAAATTACTGGGAGGTAATGAATAGATGAACTTGATGGATAAGATTCCTATATATAGCAAAATTTATGAAAATATACTTGAAAATATATTATCTGGGCAATGGAAAGAGAATGATAAAATCCCTTCTATTCGAGATCTTGCACTTTTGGCAGAAGTAAACCCAAATACAGTAATGAAAAGTGTAAGCAAGTTAATAGATATGGAAATATTAGAAAATAAAAGAGGAATTGGTATTTTTGTTAAAGAAGGTGCTTATGAAAAGGTTTTAAATATAAAAAGAAGGGAATTTTTTGATGTACTATTGCCTATGGTTATTAAGAGAGCAAAAATATTAAATATTGATATTGTTTCTGAAATAAAAAAATATTTGTAATTTTTTATTAATATTTGTTTTAAAAATTAGGAATAAAATAATAAAAAATGATATTAGATAAAGTTTTTATTTACTATAATTTTTATAAGTTTACCAATTTCAATAAATATTATATTATATTAAAAAAATATCTCAAATCAATGGTAAAATTTTTTTATTTAAAAAATTAATAACAACTAAAATAATAGAGTTTTTAAATTATAAAATTATTTTTATCAATTATTTTCTTCAGATTCATTATAATTTTCTGAAACAATATTTAATGAATATATATCAAAATCAATATCAATATGTTCATTTTCGAGTTTATCGTTATTATTTAAATAAAGAACTTTAGCTGGTTTAAATCCATTGAAAGCTGTAGCAGACATAATACTATATGCTCCAATATCTGTAGATAAAATATAATCTCCAATTTCAAGATTATCAGGCAAAAATATATTTTCATCAATAATGTCAATTGAATCACATGTAGGACCAGCTAATGTATAAGGTATGAGTCTATCTTTGTATGATATATCTAAAAATTTTTTGTCCAAAGGTATAAAATTAAATTTAGCATGATCATAAATTACTCCAGAGTAACAACCATATACGCCATCATCCAGAAAAAGAAAATTTTTTCCAAATCTTTTTGACTTGCCAATAATTTTTGTTACAAGTGTCCCACATGGACCTGAAATAATTCTTCCAGGTTCTGCTATGACCTTATATTTGTACAGCTCATATTTTTCATAAATTTCTGAAAGTTCTTCAAAAAAAGTTGCGAGATTATCAGTGCCAGACCCA
This genomic window contains:
- a CDS encoding GntR family transcriptional regulator; translation: MNLMDKIPIYSKIYENILENILSGQWKENDKIPSIRDLALLAEVNPNTVMKSVSKLIDMEILENKRGIGIFVKEGAYEKVLNIKRREFFDVLLPMVIKRAKILNIDIVSEIKKYL
- a CDS encoding DUF4097 domain-containing protein — encoded protein: MKKEIKYLLIIGLIFIFILILCSYLLTIKRKNVDKDFKSANFKFNNYINNITEELIEKKLKYKYFEEKFSEFNNLEELKNIDIELININLKFKKSDTSTIRVETRLTYHSKSEEDLKKYIDEYNKDIKIEKDSFVINFSPKNKFYGPDIFKNINIIITGDITVFVPLNLKLEKFIIDIVSGDIDFKEVNIMTKCEIKGISGNISIEKSEFDKLNVNLVSGDFEIENSNMNYLFVNSVSGNFYADLLVSNIQKFQIKTISGNIELDVNNNFDQIYLETVSGDIKLNIKGSSFNDFYLKANTLSGEININDKNYSQKKGEIILNENIKDKKVIINSISGDININSFN